A region from the Flexibacter flexilis DSM 6793 genome encodes:
- a CDS encoding helix-turn-helix domain-containing protein: MNIYSLAEFYKNKLDYVPDNVRKNIGHFNVFNIEDFIQNPSKPIPYRRKDYYKISLNLGNCQYHYADKSIEIKNAGIVFANPMIPYKIERIGQHHAGYFCVFTEAFMSQIPNIKEYPVFKLGAFPIYELTETQVADFKAIFEQMTLQIGSEYAYKYDLLRTLVLQMIHKTMMLNPNNALPQANHSANQRITSLFAELLERQFPIEYAQQRMRLRIPADFAAHLSVHINHLNRALKTVTGKTTSMLIAERILQEACSLLRHTDWNISEIGYCLGFEEPSHFIAFFKRSMDVTPKVYRH; encoded by the coding sequence ATGAATATTTATTCTTTAGCAGAATTTTATAAAAACAAACTCGATTATGTGCCTGATAATGTGCGCAAAAACATCGGGCATTTCAATGTTTTTAACATAGAAGATTTTATACAAAATCCGAGCAAACCCATTCCGTACCGCCGCAAAGATTACTACAAAATATCTCTGAATTTGGGCAATTGCCAATATCATTACGCCGACAAAAGCATTGAGATTAAGAACGCGGGCATCGTGTTTGCCAATCCCATGATTCCGTATAAAATTGAACGTATCGGGCAACATCATGCGGGTTATTTTTGCGTGTTTACGGAAGCGTTTATGAGCCAGATTCCCAATATCAAGGAATATCCAGTGTTCAAGTTGGGAGCGTTCCCGATTTATGAACTGACCGAAACGCAAGTAGCTGATTTTAAAGCTATTTTTGAGCAAATGACGCTACAAATCGGGTCGGAATACGCCTACAAATATGACTTGCTTCGCACGTTGGTTTTGCAAATGATTCACAAAACCATGATGCTCAACCCCAATAACGCTTTACCGCAGGCCAACCATTCGGCTAATCAGCGTATTACTTCGTTGTTTGCCGAGCTACTCGAAAGGCAATTTCCGATAGAATACGCCCAACAACGTATGCGCTTGCGGATTCCTGCGGATTTTGCGGCACACCTGTCCGTACACATCAACCACCTGAACCGCGCCCTAAAAACGGTAACAGGCAAGACTACGTCTATGCTCATTGCCGAACGGATTTTGCAGGAAGCCTGTTCGCTGCTGCGACATACGGACTGGAATATTTCGGAAATTGGCTACTGTTTGGGTTTTGAAGAACCTTCGCATTTTATCGCCTTTTTCAAACGCAGCATGGACGTAACGCCCAAAGTATATCGCCATTAA
- a CDS encoding aldo/keto reductase: MKYNYVGETGLMVSELCLGTMTFGGQDAGMWSSIGNLQQKEVNNLVGAAWQAGINFIDTANVYSFGQSETLLGQSLKDLQIARDEVVIASKVLGKMNDKPNSAGLSRYHIFNSVEASLKRLKLDYLDILYVHGTDPKTSVEQIVQSLNDIVLSGKVRYIAICNWPAWLVAKAQAFAKYNGLQQFIGLQYYYSAVSRDIEHEVVPMAQDHRLAIFPWSPLSGGFLSGKFTRQQAAASGSRRETFDFPPINKEKAYDLVDVMQEIAAQHNATVAQVALAWVRQQPAVTSTIIGAKTVAQLNDNIASVNVQLSAEDLKKIDEISPLPLQYPGWMVARQSEARK, encoded by the coding sequence ATGAAATACAACTATGTGGGCGAAACTGGCCTGATGGTTTCGGAATTATGCTTAGGCACAATGACTTTTGGCGGCCAAGATGCGGGAATGTGGAGCAGTATCGGCAATTTGCAACAAAAGGAAGTAAACAATTTGGTTGGGGCGGCATGGCAAGCGGGTATCAATTTCATAGACACAGCCAATGTTTATTCTTTCGGACAATCTGAAACGCTTTTGGGGCAGTCGCTCAAAGATCTACAAATTGCCAGAGATGAGGTCGTAATCGCCTCCAAAGTTTTGGGCAAAATGAACGACAAACCCAACAGTGCGGGACTTTCGCGTTATCATATTTTCAACTCCGTAGAAGCCAGCCTCAAGCGTTTGAAACTCGACTACCTCGACATTTTGTACGTGCATGGCACAGACCCAAAAACTTCCGTTGAGCAAATCGTACAGAGTCTAAACGACATCGTGCTGTCGGGTAAAGTGCGTTACATTGCCATTTGCAACTGGCCTGCGTGGTTGGTAGCCAAGGCGCAAGCATTCGCCAAATACAATGGTTTACAGCAATTTATCGGGCTGCAATACTATTATTCGGCAGTAAGTCGCGACATCGAACACGAAGTAGTACCGATGGCACAAGACCACCGTTTGGCGATTTTCCCTTGGAGTCCGTTGTCGGGTGGTTTTTTGAGTGGAAAATTTACACGCCAACAAGCAGCCGCAAGCGGTTCAAGACGCGAAACCTTTGATTTTCCGCCCATTAACAAAGAAAAAGCCTACGATTTGGTGGACGTGATGCAAGAAATTGCCGCGCAACACAACGCCACCGTGGCGCAAGTGGCCTTGGCGTGGGTGCGCCAACAGCCAGCCGTAACCAGTACCATTATTGGCGCAAAAACTGTCGCGCAACTAAACGACAACATTGCGTCGGTAAACGTGCAACTTTCGGCAGAGGATTTGAAAAAAATAGACGAAATCAGTCCGTTGCCATTGCAATACCCTGGTTGGATGGTAGCCCGCCAAAGCGAAGCCAGAAAATAA
- a CDS encoding VOC family protein, which produces MKKVTGIGGIFFKCKDPQKVTEWYQKHLGLDTNPYGATFEWFESADSTKKAQTQWSPFADDTKYFEPSTKDFMINYRVENLEALVEELTKEGVTILDKIEVYEYGKFVHILDAEGNKIQLWQPID; this is translated from the coding sequence ATGAAAAAAGTAACTGGTATCGGCGGCATTTTCTTTAAATGTAAAGACCCGCAAAAAGTAACAGAATGGTATCAAAAACATTTAGGATTAGACACGAATCCATACGGAGCTACTTTTGAATGGTTTGAGAGTGCCGACAGCACCAAAAAAGCGCAAACACAATGGTCGCCATTCGCTGACGATACCAAATATTTTGAGCCGTCCACCAAAGATTTTATGATTAACTATAGAGTCGAAAATTTGGAAGCATTGGTCGAGGAATTGACCAAAGAAGGCGTTACAATTTTAGATAAAATTGAAGTATATGAATACGGAAAATTTGTGCATATACTTGACGCAGAGGGCAATAAAATACAACTTTGGCAACCAATAGATTAA
- a CDS encoding DUF4412 domain-containing protein, with amino-acid sequence MKKNHFVLAALLVVASVMSAAAQKFEGTIRWKLNYDMATFLKSEAMKESMQQASQMFGGADMNNPQMVQMIQGMLPQGFDMKIKEGNTLLKVKGGMQAMMGGGDVLYRKDKKQSYVVDYAQKMYKEIKDEDDAAGAKAKVSKTSETATIAGHKCTKYVVETSVEGTKFAQHIWTTTDIKDIDKDIIKQMNAGQEKASIFFEGMKGVPLKVAIPELGVGMEVTELVREKLNSADFVIPSDFRKRD; translated from the coding sequence ATGAAGAAAAATCATTTTGTTTTGGCTGCGTTGTTGGTGGTTGCGTCGGTGATGTCGGCGGCTGCCCAAAAATTTGAAGGGACGATTCGTTGGAAATTAAATTACGATATGGCCACGTTCCTCAAATCCGAAGCCATGAAAGAGTCCATGCAACAAGCCTCGCAGATGTTTGGCGGTGCGGATATGAACAATCCGCAAATGGTGCAAATGATTCAGGGCATGTTGCCGCAGGGTTTTGACATGAAAATCAAGGAAGGCAATACGCTGCTGAAAGTAAAAGGCGGAATGCAGGCCATGATGGGCGGCGGTGATGTGCTGTACCGCAAAGACAAAAAACAGTCGTATGTGGTGGATTACGCCCAAAAAATGTACAAAGAAATTAAAGACGAGGACGATGCGGCAGGCGCGAAAGCCAAAGTATCCAAAACCTCCGAAACCGCCACGATTGCAGGCCACAAATGCACGAAATACGTGGTAGAAACCAGCGTGGAAGGTACGAAATTCGCCCAACACATCTGGACAACAACCGACATTAAGGACATTGACAAAGACATTATCAAACAAATGAATGCAGGCCAAGAAAAAGCCTCTATTTTCTTTGAAGGGATGAAAGGTGTACCCCTGAAAGTAGCTATCCCAGAACTGGGCGTAGGCATGGAAGTAACCGAGCTGGTACGCGAAAAACTCAATAGTGCCGATTTCGTGATTCCTTCGGATTTTCGCAAAAGAGATTAA
- the yidD gene encoding membrane protein insertion efficiency factor YidD, which produces MRIRICIILGLFVSLCGYGQTTTHTPPPTEWQQLRKAMPPVPKPHAHHAAVLRQTKGIKKMAAYLFVFYKYYISSQDGNSCSFKPTCSEFAMQAVRAYGSKGLLMASDRLMRCNGLSSDLYARDSLSGRLLDPVPPKKDEVLP; this is translated from the coding sequence ATGCGCATCAGGATTTGTATAATTTTAGGCTTGTTCGTTAGCTTGTGCGGCTACGGCCAAACGACCACACACACGCCGCCGCCTACGGAATGGCAGCAGTTGCGCAAGGCCATGCCGCCAGTGCCCAAGCCGCATGCGCATCATGCGGCAGTGCTTCGGCAAACCAAAGGCATCAAGAAAATGGCGGCGTATTTGTTCGTTTTTTACAAATATTATATCTCGTCGCAGGACGGCAACTCTTGTAGTTTTAAGCCCACTTGCTCGGAATTTGCCATGCAGGCCGTACGCGCCTACGGCTCAAAAGGTTTGTTGATGGCCTCCGATAGGCTGATGCGCTGCAATGGTTTGTCTTCGGACTTGTACGCGCGCGATAGCCTTTCGGGGCGGTTGTTAGACCCCGTACCGCCGAAGAAAGATGAGGTTTTGCCGTAA
- the sdaAA gene encoding L-serine ammonia-lyase, iron-sulfur-dependent, subunit alpha, with translation MSLLFDNFQQWSAHCLAENKALYVPVLEYEMQQKGRAESEIWDGMTRAYTVMREAVQTGLTDDMTSRSGMINNGAKRVLNSPITVLSPEFKMLIARALAAKEVNSCMGRIVAAPTAGASGILPSTLVTLEQLHGLPERKILEGLLVAAGIALIIEQNASLAGAVGGCQAETGSAAAMAAGAMVYCLGGSVEMVLNAVGITIQCMLGLVCDPVAGLVEVPCVVRNASAAAIAYSSAQIALAGVSGVIPVDECVAAMGEIGQSMETRYKETALGGLAATLTGKAIAKKVLIQDIEMLDQQAPEDGGNV, from the coding sequence ATGTCCTTATTATTTGATAATTTTCAACAATGGTCTGCGCACTGTTTGGCCGAAAACAAAGCCTTATACGTGCCCGTGCTCGAATACGAAATGCAGCAAAAAGGCCGCGCCGAATCCGAGATTTGGGACGGAATGACACGCGCCTACACGGTCATGCGCGAAGCCGTCCAGACGGGCCTCACCGACGACATGACTTCTCGTTCGGGCATGATAAATAACGGTGCTAAACGTGTTCTCAACTCGCCCATCACCGTACTTTCACCCGAATTTAAAATGCTCATAGCAAGAGCTTTGGCCGCCAAAGAGGTAAACTCCTGCATGGGACGCATCGTGGCCGCCCCGACGGCTGGTGCGTCGGGCATTTTGCCCAGTACTTTGGTTACGCTGGAGCAGTTGCACGGCTTGCCCGAACGCAAAATATTAGAAGGCTTGCTCGTGGCCGCAGGCATTGCCCTGATTATCGAACAAAACGCCTCGCTTGCGGGTGCGGTGGGCGGTTGCCAAGCCGAAACAGGCAGCGCGGCAGCCATGGCCGCTGGTGCGATGGTCTATTGCTTGGGCGGCAGCGTGGAAATGGTACTCAATGCCGTGGGCATCACGATACAATGTATGTTGGGGCTGGTATGCGACCCCGTAGCAGGACTCGTGGAAGTGCCGTGTGTGGTGCGCAACGCCAGTGCGGCAGCCATTGCCTATTCGTCGGCACAAATTGCGTTGGCGGGTGTGAGCGGTGTTATTCCTGTGGACGAATGCGTTGCGGCGATGGGCGAAATCGGGCAAAGCATGGAAACGCGCTACAAAGAAACTGCGTTGGGCGGGTTGGCGGCCACCCTTACGGGCAAGGCCATTGCCAAAAAAGTATTGATTCAGGATATAGAAATGCTCGACCAACAAGCCCCCGAAGACGGCGGAAATGTATAA
- a CDS encoding restriction endonuclease: MNWQEYEKQVFEHLSVIYPDAKLEFNSKLFGKYSNGLRQCDVVIRQIIGDIEYVTLVDAKYYSDKIDVKDVETFISMANDINANYGILVSPKGYSELAYNRAENDPLPVLLDILTLEDLKQFQCYCAIPYAGENGLLLFPAFGWIIDITQRFEMIASSYRKGFGFEEAFKEREFIYFQIWDTKKDPILPENLLLNQEYQIRERLKIKESEIKKIEYGNKSLMLRKTISENYLAVEYACAIEYDGFIFFGVLISPVNRETVNKNKLVQMVAKAVPIKVIQK; the protein is encoded by the coding sequence ATGAATTGGCAAGAATACGAAAAACAAGTCTTTGAACACTTGTCTGTAATTTATCCAGACGCAAAGTTAGAGTTTAATAGTAAATTATTTGGAAAATATTCTAATGGTCTAAGACAATGTGATGTTGTAATAAGACAAATAATTGGTGACATTGAATATGTAACTTTAGTTGATGCAAAGTATTATTCAGATAAAATAGATGTCAAAGATGTAGAGACATTTATTTCTATGGCAAATGATATTAATGCTAATTATGGAATTCTTGTTTCACCCAAAGGATATTCAGAGTTAGCTTATAATAGAGCCGAAAATGACCCTTTACCCGTATTATTGGATATATTAACTTTAGAAGATTTAAAACAATTTCAATGCTATTGTGCAATTCCATACGCTGGAGAAAATGGATTACTTCTATTTCCTGCATTTGGATGGATTATTGACATAACACAAAGATTTGAAATGATAGCTTCAAGTTATAGAAAAGGATTTGGTTTTGAAGAAGCATTTAAAGAAAGAGAGTTTATTTATTTTCAAATTTGGGATACAAAAAAAGACCCCATTTTACCAGAGAACCTGTTACTTAATCAAGAATATCAGATACGAGAAAGGTTAAAAATCAAGGAATCTGAAATTAAAAAAATTGAATATGGTAATAAGAGTTTAATGCTAAGAAAGACAATCTCTGAAAACTATTTAGCCGTAGAATATGCTTGCGCAATTGAATATGATGGATTTATATTTTTTGGTGTTCTTATTTCTCCTGTAAATAGAGAGACTGTAAATAAGAATAAATTAGTGCAAATGGTTGCTAAAGCAGTGCCAATTAAGGTAATACAAAAATAA